In Amycolatopsis coloradensis, one genomic interval encodes:
- the glpK gene encoding glycerol kinase GlpK produces MVQRYVMSIDQGTTSTRCILFDARGRLVSVAQREHQQHFPRPGWVEHDATEIWRNVGRIVPQALADAGVEPAQVVGLGIANQRETTVLWDRHTGNPVGRAIVWQDTRTDSMLEQLAREPGADRVRRLCGLPLATYFSAPRIRWMLERTPGLRERAERGDVLFGTVESWLIWNLTGGPEGGVHVTDVTNASRTMLMNLRTLSWDDELLEFFDVPRAMLPRIRPSTEVYGTTSRVVPGIRIAAALGDQQAALFGQTCFAPGEAKCTYGTGSFLLLNTGPTPVLSTHGMLTTVGFKIGDEPAVYALEGSIAVTGSLVQWFRDGLELIGSAPEIETLARTVEDNGGCYIVPAFSGLFAPHWHSEARGVIAGLTSYITKGHLARAVLEATGWQTREVVDAMNADSGLALSTLKVDGGMTADNLLMQFVADVLDVPVVRPMVAETVSLGAAYAAGLSVGYWPDLEGLRRNWHRAGQWLPTMDPARRDSEYSHWRQAVELTFGWMRPGPTAAPPGSDLVEVVLADHRRIEQLFRDLRNDEADRPALIAELSAALVAHATATERTVRPDATESGLADELLTVLESTDPEKALVVLENSVDAHIRAEERGLLNDLRRTLSTSDRTGLGRAFVAERQRQLDLDCGSAAHVREQGSRLRLS; encoded by the coding sequence GTGGTCCAGCGCTACGTGATGTCGATCGACCAGGGCACCACCTCGACGCGGTGCATCCTGTTCGACGCGCGCGGCAGGCTGGTGTCGGTCGCGCAGCGCGAACACCAGCAGCACTTCCCCCGGCCGGGCTGGGTCGAGCACGACGCGACCGAGATCTGGCGCAACGTCGGCCGGATCGTGCCGCAGGCGCTGGCCGACGCCGGCGTCGAACCGGCGCAGGTGGTCGGCCTCGGCATCGCGAACCAGCGCGAGACGACGGTGCTGTGGGACCGGCACACCGGCAACCCGGTCGGGCGCGCGATCGTCTGGCAGGACACCCGCACCGACTCGATGCTCGAACAACTCGCCCGCGAGCCGGGCGCCGACCGCGTCCGGCGGCTGTGCGGCCTGCCGCTGGCCACGTACTTCTCCGCGCCGCGGATCCGGTGGATGCTCGAAAGGACTCCTGGCCTGCGGGAACGCGCCGAACGCGGCGACGTGCTGTTCGGGACGGTCGAGAGCTGGCTGATCTGGAACCTGACCGGCGGGCCCGAGGGCGGCGTCCACGTCACCGACGTCACCAACGCCTCGCGCACCATGCTGATGAACCTGCGGACGCTGTCGTGGGACGACGAACTGCTGGAGTTCTTCGACGTCCCGCGCGCGATGCTGCCGCGGATCCGGCCGTCGACCGAGGTGTACGGGACGACGTCTCGGGTGGTGCCGGGGATCCGGATCGCGGCGGCGCTCGGCGACCAGCAGGCGGCGCTGTTCGGTCAGACCTGCTTCGCGCCTGGCGAGGCGAAGTGCACGTACGGCACGGGCAGCTTCCTGCTGCTCAACACCGGCCCGACGCCCGTGCTCTCGACCCACGGCATGCTGACCACCGTCGGGTTCAAGATCGGCGACGAGCCCGCCGTGTACGCCCTCGAAGGGTCGATCGCCGTCACCGGATCGCTGGTGCAGTGGTTCCGCGACGGGCTCGAACTGATCGGCAGCGCGCCCGAGATCGAGACACTGGCGCGGACGGTCGAGGACAACGGCGGCTGCTACATCGTGCCCGCCTTCTCGGGTCTGTTCGCGCCGCACTGGCACAGCGAGGCACGCGGCGTGATCGCCGGGCTGACCTCGTACATCACCAAGGGGCACCTGGCCAGGGCCGTGCTGGAGGCGACGGGCTGGCAGACCCGTGAGGTCGTCGACGCGATGAACGCCGATTCGGGGCTCGCGCTGTCGACACTCAAGGTCGACGGCGGCATGACCGCCGACAACCTGCTGATGCAGTTCGTCGCCGACGTCCTCGACGTGCCGGTGGTGCGCCCGATGGTCGCCGAGACGGTTTCGCTGGGCGCGGCGTACGCGGCCGGGTTGTCGGTCGGGTACTGGCCGGATCTGGAAGGCCTCCGCCGGAACTGGCACCGTGCCGGACAGTGGCTGCCGACGATGGACCCCGCTCGCCGCGACAGCGAATACTCGCACTGGCGCCAGGCCGTGGAACTGACGTTCGGCTGGATGCGCCCGGGTCCGACCGCCGCTCCCCCGGGCTCCGACCTGGTCGAGGTCGTCCTGGCCGATCACCGCCGGATCGAACAGCTGTTCCGGGATCTCCGTAACGACGAGGCCGACCGTCCGGCGCTGATCGCGGAGCTCTCGGCGGCGCTGGTCGCCCATGCCACCGCGACCGAACGGACCGTCCGTCCCGATGCGACGGAGAGCGGGCTCGCGGACGAGCTTCTGACCGTGCTCGAATCCACCGACCCCGAGAAGGCCTTGGTGGTACTGGAGAATTCTGTGGACGCGCATATTCGCGCGGAGGAACGCGGGTTGCTGAACGACCTCCGGCGCACGCTGTCCACTTCGGACCGCACCGGCCTCGGCCGGG